The DNA segment ATAACTGGAACTCCTTttgaaaaccagcttgagcATGTTGCAGCCATCGAATCCTTGCTGCCTTGATCTCATCGAATGTTAGAGAATTCGATGTTTGTTTCGAAGATGGGTGCTTCATGCGATGAATGAAGCGCAAAACGTAAGCAAGTGTGTGTATAAGCTTCAGCCAAGATGAGTTGCCATTGAGAAGCTTATCCCATGGGTTGTCCGTCGTGACAGTCGTCTGCGCAGCTAGGCAGTTACTTTTGACTTCGCCTTGTATGCGTTTGTCTGAAAGAGAAGCACAGTTGTGAGTATTATTCAATTTCACCAAGAATTGATCCTTGTCCCTCAGCCATGAAGGACCCTTCCACCATAATTGGAAGTCAATGAGCTCGGATACTCCCAAGTCACGTGATGCGCAGTCCGCTGGGTTCGATTTTGAGTCTACATGCCGCCATGCATGCTTCGGAATGGTTTCGAGGATTTCTGAAGTGCGGTTCCCAACAAACGTCTTGAGTTGGGCTGGTAAATACGATAACCATGACAGGACTATCGTCGAATCACTCCATGCGTAGATCGTTACGTCGTTGTTCATTAGTCCAGCTTTTATGGATTGCAGAAGTTGACTCAGTAGAAGTGCGCCACATAGTTCCAGGCGCGCCAAAGACTGCTGCTGCAGTATGGCGACCGAAATGGTTCCATCGTCGGAAACCACTCGGCTGTATACCACCGCTGAGTACGCCATGGTGGATGCATCTGAAAATCCGTGCAATTCGATTCTCTGTTTGTCGCTTTTAACTAAGCGCGGTATCTGGAGCTTGTGAAGGTTGTCCAGATCAGCTCGCCATTTGAGCCAGTTGTTTGCTAGTTTGCTCGGTAGTTCGTCgtcccaattcaaattcaacagccagagtttttgaaatagtattttgaattGGACTAATAGACCGAGAGGGTCGAATATACGTGAGACATCCGACAACACTTGCCCCTTGGTGCAGCGAGGGTCTTTCGATAGGTTTACATTGTACGACAATGTGTCCTCTCCATCTGATCTGACGGATCCTCTCTCCATACGATTCTCTGATAGTCTCTATGTTTTTCGCTCACCCAGATTTGACGGAACATCTTGACTATGTCCGGTGAAAAGACGTATTTGTACATACGGAATCGCAAGCACACAGCAAACAGGTCTCGCTGAATACTCGGTCCAATCGAGAGCGTGTCGTTTAATGCCATGCCTTTGGCGTCTTGATATGAGCCGTCGAAAACCACTCGAAGTTTCCGACCCAATACGGGATGATGTGGCAGGTAGAAATTCCTACCCTTGGGAATTTCGCTCGGTGAGATTTCTCGCATATGTCCTAGCTCCTGGTATTCCCTCATGAACTTTACGTAGTCGTTACGTAACTGTTGATTCTGCGCCAAACGTCGTTCAACTGATTTGAACCTCTGCAGCGCTCCTTGAAGTGTATCTGCGAATTGTGTTTCGGATACTTTAAACGGAAGTTCCACGATGTACTTGCCTTGTTTGTCTCTAGTGTGTGTCGCAAGAAAGtgtttctccacctcctcgtcTTCGGGTTGAACTTCTGCTTTGCGTTGTATGCTCTCCAGTTCCCAGAACCTTCTGAGATGAGCATCGATGTCTATTGTGGATGTAAGTGCCGTAGCGCTGCATGCGCGTGATGAAAGCAGTGATGTAATTACCCATCCGAAAATTGATGATATATCTTGATGATCGTTGCAGATCGTTGAAAACTCGAAGTGCAGACTCGTCAATGGCCTGCCTTTCCAATGATGATGTAATCCTTCCAAGCACATGAGCCTGGACTACCAGCTGATCTTGCGAAATACGGGATTGGATGCTTATAGTGCTGCATCCCCTTGTAGTGTCTGCTTTGGTTGATGAAATTCCCGTAACCAGTATGCGTGATGGCGTACGAGCCAAACCAAGTGTTTATATACAGCGTTCAGATATgtaagttaactgaagttaaccgcgcgaCGGCAATGTCCGGTTGCTTAAgaactcgctctggccaaactgctgacacagcgtctggccggatgctcgtgcatagccggcgaacactgcatatttgcgtggccgctatgaaatactttttgttagctttaagtttcagtttgtactcGAGTCTCTCAGAATAAAGAACTCTTTCACttaactccggcacaagccgtaatattcaattcatttgctcttgcttggttactcagcctcaaggcagtaataacggagttagtaactcccaaagTAAACTCTCatcagaaggaagaaccctcggcaaccgccagggataccAAACCATTCTACACTGGAGATATCCTCATCACTGAAGACACCCTCTACAGCGGAGAATAAATAACCATCCcctccttaatttaattaattggcgcccatcgtGAAAAAATGTAAGTGGACATTTTCATTCACAATCCTTTCAACAAGTCTGCATTGGTAGTAGTAGTGAAAATGTGTTACACTCATAACTAAAAACTGCACCCcattaaccttttttttaaaaaataaaataaaataaataaataaattcctaaataaaattggctgacggtttagcgttgcatttttgtacaaatttcttataacaatacaatttttttacaaatttattatatGAACCATTTTCTTTTGGGATATCTATCGCCCaatatttgtttgcatttattatttttctgtataattaaatgaataaatgtttttatacaacaacaaaggttgaagaatagaaaattcttaaccaagataaaaaaaaagtcaccagctccaaatttaattttcattcaaaataattcatataattgtgtgcatttaattcagcttttatatgtctcttttgttacacaaaaattcttggtattagctgcacagtcttggttatttattttccctttctgttttgtttccccactccattcttgggaatacgatacggccgcgcatgcagtcggtggcactttgttatttttatttatttatttttttcttttcttatcTTTGGCTCCGTCCCCGCATACCCCTCACCTTGCCCCTACTTGGCAAAGCAATAGTGCAGCTCAACGAGCCCGCACACATATGTAACTAAAACAACGGCTCAGCCCTCGCGAGCCCCCTCACCCTACCAATCGCCTCTGTGGGAATGCAATTCGAgcatgaacatttttttttttttttttttttttctcgggtTCTATACATAGCTGCAGCTCCACATGAGCAATCCCTTCCGACGATATAGAAGCGTAAGACAAttctccagtgattctgagTCAGAGTCCGAAAGACCGGCCAGATCTTCCACCCCAAAAAACGCTAGAGCACTCCGACACGCaaaaatggctttcagcatggaacaaatgacagccacCATACAGGCAGCCGTTCAACATGCCGTCCAAGAAGCCAATATTGAGAGCCAACGTAGGGAAAATGAACTTCGCCTGGCTATACAGCGGCTGACCGAACAAGTCAACGCAGTACAAGTCACTCCCGCGCAAGCGGAAGCCCTCGTAATCAAAGTATATGAACCCATACAAATTAGAGACAACGTAAAATGTGACGAGCCCCTAgatgccgtcaagtgcctgcccgaatttacgggaacgcaggaagcatacgtttcctggcggcaagcggcggtagccgcatattatatttttaggaactatgTAAATAGCTCTCGGCATTACCAGACagttataattattaggagtaaaataagaggccctgccgatgccgtactatcctcgtttggcactgtgctgaatttcgacgcgattataaatcgactcgacttCACGTACAGTGATAAACGCCAGATTCACGTTATCGAGCAAGAAATGGGTACTTtcaggcagggaaatatgaccctactgcagtactacgacgaggtcgagaaaaaactgaccttactcaccaacaaagccaccatgtcgtacgaagcctcGGCGGCAAAGGTTTTATGCGACAAATTCCGGGACGACGCACTCCGAGTATTTATCTCGGGACTTAAGCGTAGTCTTATGGATGTCCTCTTTTCGGCAAAGCCAAAAGATATGCCTTCAGCCCTCGCTTTGGCACAGGAAATAGAAGctaaccacgagaggtactccttcgcggcttcgtttgccagaagccaggaggacaaggataaaaaacaCTATCCAAAAACACAAGACCACCGTCAGGCTCCTCCGCCGGCGAATGCCCAGACAAATACTGGCAAAAATCCTTACTACAAAAAGGAGCAGCACAAAGCACAAGTGCACTCTGCCCCACACAGCGGAAGCACACCTGAACCCATGGACATTGACCCATCGCTTTCCAGGATGCTCAAGCCGTCCCTAGCCccggcataccaaaacaggaagccggtagagtccgatcgatcgggCCCACACAAAAGGCAGACGGTCAACCATGTCGCGCAGGCCACAAGTGAATCCGGGGGGAAATATTCCGCTACAGCTTCAGACGCGACTCAAGAGATTGACGACCACGCCATTAGGGAATACGACTCTgacgtcattaattttttaggggaaagtccctgctacccgtcatcagacgaagagtagcggggctaGAAATGAAGCTTCTAATAGACACGGGCGCGTCAAAAGatttcatccgtccatacgagggatTGAAAGGCGTTCGCCCAGTGGATTCACCATTTTCGATACATTCTATCCATGGCGTTACCACGATCACAAAGAAATGCTTCATATCCCTATtcaacttgaaggccacgttcttcattttaccagatttgtcctcctttgatgccatcatcggccttgacctgttaaaacaggcaggggcatcgctttgcctAGCCTCCggacacctcaaatggggttccgaaatagaaaagctagaattccaagcatgccccaacgtaaattttactgaagtggactgctccagtgcaccaccttcagtcagaaaagcattttcaaaaatgctaaGCGACAGAAAAAATGCCTTCGCTAACCCAAATGAGGCGTTACCTTACAACACTTCAGTGGTTGCGACCATTAGAACAGTTgatgaggagcccatttatgccagaccCTACCCATACCCGATGGGGGCAGCCGATTTCGTAAATGGCGAAATTCAAGACCTCCTAAAAAACGGCATAATCCAGAAGTCGAGatccccctacaataacccaataagggtagtagacaaaaagggcaccgACGAGTCTGGCAGCCGTAAAATGCGGCTGGTATTAGACTTTCGAAAGTTAAACGAGAGGACAATACCGgatcgctaccccatgccaaTTATCTCCATGATACTAGGCAATTTGGGCAAGGCTAAGTACTTTACAACgctcgatttgaagtctggctaccaccagattacactggcggaacgtgaccgtgaaaaaacttccttttccgtaaacgggggaaaatacgagttctgccgactgccattcgggttgaggaatgccgccagcatcttccaaagaaccatcgacgacatactgcgagagcagattggcaaattttgctatgtctatgtcgatgatgttatcgtcttctcagaggacgaaaacgcccacatacggcacgtagactgggtactaaagagcctgcacgacgccaacatgagagtgtcggcgcagaaatcggtcttcttcaaagaaagcgttaattttttggggtttatagtcaccagtgaagggactagaacagacccagaaaaggtccgggccatcaaggaattcccggagcctaaaaacgtatttgaagtaaggtcattcatgggcttggctGGCTACTATAGGTGCTT comes from the Drosophila ananassae strain 14024-0371.13 chromosome Y unlocalized genomic scaffold, ASM1763931v2 tig00000110, whole genome shotgun sequence genome and includes:
- the LOC123258217 gene encoding uncharacterized protein LOC123258217, with product MCLEGLHHHWKGRPLTSLHFEFSTICNDHQDISSIFGWVITSLLSSRACSATALTSTIDIDAHLRRFWELESIQRKAEVQPEDEEVEKHFLATHTRDKQGKYIVELPFKVSETQFADTLQGALQRFKSVERRLAQNQQLRNDYVKFMREYQELGHMREISPSEIPKGRNFYLPHHPVLGRKLRVVFDGSYQDAKGMALNDTLSIGPSIQRDLFAVCLRFRMYKYVFSPDIVKMFRQIWVSEKHRDYQRIVWREDPSDQMERTHCRTM